The following is a genomic window from Candidatus Obscuribacterales bacterium.
TTGTTTTCTGAATGAGCCCATCCGAAAACAAGTCGATTAAATCGCTAATGTAGGTATATTGGCGCTTAATTTCCCAGTTATTAATTAATATGTAGCAAGCTCGCTTTAGAGTGTGATGAAACTCTTGCTCTTGATTGGCAAATACAATTTCATAGAGAGCTGGAACCGTATCAGAGCTAGTCGTATTCACTTGATGAATGAACAATCGTCGGAACTCGGCAAGCACCTCTTCCGGCGGCCAGGTTTTGACTGCATCCAGCAAGAACTGATAGATCACCGTTTGGGCGTTTGAGATATCTCTCTGGAAACGACCAATGGAGACTCGACTAAGATTTGATGAATCTTTCATGGGTAGTGCAGTCACGGTTTCAACCTCTCCTATTTCTAGGACGTTCCCCTGATATGGTTAATGTCACATCGTAGAGTCGCGCTCATGAAGCGTCTAACTCTCAAGGTGTGAACACCACTTACTGCATCAAGGCTAATCCTGTAAATTCCGCAATATTACGCATTGTTGTGTGACCTATCACCCGTCACCGCACCCTCAATCGAACGTATAGCCGCAGCTTGAGTCTCATCTAGCGATCGCCACAAGGGCGTATCCGTAATTCTAACTATACTACGTTTATCAGGTTTCAGGAGAACAGCGCGTGATCAAGGGCTGGGTCATGTCGAATCTCCATCACTCCATGGAGTGATGGAGATCATTCCTGCCTTCAAGTCCTCTAACTATATGGGTTATAGGCGATCGCTTCCCCCATATATCAAAATGCGAATCACCTAATTCCTTTTACGCCCCACCTGGACTCCATCCAGACGATTTACGATAAACATTATGTAAAAATACGTAGACTAGTGCGACTGCGGTCACCCATCGGTTGGATCAGCGGTTTCGGCAGCCGATGCCAACCCATCTATGTCAACCCATCTATGTCAACCCAATCTATGCAAAAAGCCCGACATGCGATCGCACACCAGGCCTTCTAGCTTTGAACATTCATGATGATATGGGGGTGGAGGGACTTGAACCCACACGACTTCATCAGTCAACGGATTTTCACCTTCCCACAGCTTTCGCTGCAACTAGGAACCCTAGTCTTGAAGATTGGACCCTCCCTTTACCCTCGACTTTACGTTAGGGTAGCTCCCGTCGGGCCTCTGCACCTTCCGAAGCTAGGCTTCGGCTTGGCTCAGGATTGCCATAGCGATCTGTTGGATCAATCGCCTTAGGTTTCCCTGAGTTTGAGAGCTTCCACTTGTCAGGTTTCTCCGACAAGGCTCAGTTTTCTAAGTCCGCAGCGTCTACCATTCCGCCACACCCCCGAAACGTTCAGCAAGGGCGATCGCCTTTGCTAACCTGTGAAATGTCTGACTTGTTTTTCAGACCGTTATCTATTCCATCACTATTTCTAGGTTTGTGCAACTGTTTTGCTGCATCCTCGCTCATCAAGTTTCATCAATCCCTAGGAGGGCGATCGCAGCAGAGCCACCCATCCAAGGCGTAATATCGAAGCATAAGCCTCTGAAGCAGGAGAAGAGATTGGGGGCTTGCCTGTAGTATTCTGACGAAGGTAGTTTGAGAAACAGGTTGCCACATACCGTTATTTGGGACAGAACATGATGGGGGGATTGATAGCACATCTTGGGCCAGCCGGTACCTATGCAGAAACGGTGGCGATCGCTTGGGCCCAGCATCTGAGCGATCGCACGGGAGAAACCTGGCAGTTGCGCCCCTATCCCAGCATTGCCCAAACCCTCAACGCGGTGGCTAGCCACCAAACCCAGATTGCTGTGGTGCCGGTGGAAAATTCCATTGAGGGCAGCGTTACCATGACCCTCGATACACTCTGGCAGTTGGATACGCTTCAGGTGCAGCAGGCCTTGGTCTTGCCCATTGCCCATGCCCTAATTTCCCAAGCGCTGGATCTGGCGACCATTGAGTATGTCTATTCCCATCCCCAGGCCCTAGCTCAGTGCCAAGGCTGGCTGGGATCGAAGCTGCCGGATGTGAAAACCATTGCCACCAACTCTACTGTGGAAGCTCTAGAGCACCTTGATCCCCAAGCGCCTACGGCAGCGATCGCCTCCCGTCGGGCAGCGGAGCTATACAACCTGCCGATTTTGGCCCATCCTATTAATGACCGCCCCGACAACTGCACCCGCTTTTGGGTGATGGGGCTGGAGCCGTCTTTAACCGGCACCCATACCTCCCTGGCCTTTAGTCTGCCGAAGAACACACCGGGAGCCTTGGTCACCGCCCTGCAGATTTTTGCAAAACGTCAGCTTAATATGAGCCGGATTGAATCGCGGCCCACGAAGCGATCGCTAGGGGAATATTTATTTTTCATTGACCTAGAAACAGGGGCAGATCCAGACTCGGTGCAAAGGGCTCTAGAAGAACTTAAATCCTGTACTGAAACCCTGAAAATCTTTGGTAGCTATTCCGTTGCCGCCGTTGATGAACCGACGTCCCTGCCGCTCT
Proteins encoded in this region:
- the pheA gene encoding prephenate dehydratase, whose translation is MIAHLGPAGTYAETVAIAWAQHLSDRTGETWQLRPYPSIAQTLNAVASHQTQIAVVPVENSIEGSVTMTLDTLWQLDTLQVQQALVLPIAHALISQALDLATIEYVYSHPQALAQCQGWLGSKLPDVKTIATNSTVEALEHLDPQAPTAAIASRRAAELYNLPILAHPINDRPDNCTRFWVMGLEPSLTGTHTSLAFSLPKNTPGALVTALQIFAKRQLNMSRIESRPTKRSLGEYLFFIDLETGADPDSVQRALEELKSCTETLKIFGSYSVAAVDEPTSLPL